One segment of Stenotrophomonas sp. SAU14A_NAIMI4_8 DNA contains the following:
- the rplW gene encoding 50S ribosomal protein L23 → MNSNEKIFSVLRAPRVSEKTARLQELSNQYVFEISNEATKADVKAAVEQLFDVKVEAVNVVNVKGKNKSFRNRAGRRGDWRKAYVRLADGQSIDVTAKA, encoded by the coding sequence ATGAACAGCAACGAAAAAATCTTCAGCGTGCTGCGTGCCCCGCGTGTCTCCGAAAAGACCGCGCGCCTGCAGGAACTCTCCAACCAGTATGTCTTCGAAATTTCGAACGAAGCCACCAAGGCCGATGTAAAGGCCGCGGTTGAGCAGCTGTTCGACGTCAAGGTCGAAGCCGTCAACGTGGTCAACGTCAAGGGCAAGAACAAGTCCTTCCGTAACCGTGCTGGCCGCCGCGGCGATTGGCGCAAGGCGTACGTTCGCCTGGCCGACGGCCAGTCGATCGATGTAACGGCCAAGGCCTGA
- the fusA gene encoding elongation factor G has product MARSTPIERYRNFGIMAHIDAGKTTTSERILFYTGKSHKIGEVHDGAATMDWMEQEQERGITIQSAATTAFWKGMDKSLPEHRFNIIDTPGHVDFTIEVERSLRVLDGAVFVLCAVGGVQPQSETVWRQANRYKVPRIAFVNKMDRTGANFYKVRDQLKAKLGAVAVPMQLPIGAEEGFKGVVDLLKMKAIHWDEASQGMKFEYGDIPAELQEKAEEARTFMIETAAEASEELMEKYLGGEELAESEIINALRTRTLATEIVPMYCGSAFKNKGVQAMLDGVIQLLPSPVDVPDVTGTDVDDENVAMTRKSDDKAPFSSLAFKIITDPFVGALTFFRVYSGTLNGGDTVLNSVKGKKERIGRILQMHSNNREEIKEVLAGDIAAAVGLKDTTTGDTLCSIDQPIILERMTFPEPVISMAVEPKTKSDQEKMGLALGRLAQEDPSFRVKTDEESGQTIISGMGELHLDIIVDRLKREFNVEANVGAPQVAYRETITLADVKSDYKHAKQSGGKGQYGHVVIELSPITAEDRADAKIAPLIKDDFLFINDITGGVIPKEFIPSIEKGLRETITSGPLAGFPVVDVKVKLVFGSYHDVDSSEMAFKLASSMAFKQGFSKAKPVLLEPIMKVEIVTPEDYQGDVMGDVSRRRGVLQGSDTTGDGSASIINAMIPLGEMFGYATALRSQTQGRATFTMEFDHYEPAPNNIAEAVMKKG; this is encoded by the coding sequence GTGGCCCGTTCCACTCCCATCGAGCGTTACCGTAACTTCGGCATCATGGCCCACATCGATGCCGGCAAGACCACCACGTCCGAGCGCATCCTGTTCTACACCGGCAAGAGCCACAAGATCGGTGAAGTGCACGACGGCGCCGCCACCATGGACTGGATGGAGCAGGAACAGGAACGTGGCATCACGATCCAGTCCGCTGCCACCACCGCGTTCTGGAAGGGCATGGACAAGTCCCTGCCGGAGCACCGCTTCAACATCATCGACACCCCCGGGCACGTCGACTTCACCATCGAAGTGGAGCGCTCGCTGCGCGTGCTCGACGGTGCGGTGTTCGTGCTGTGTGCCGTCGGTGGCGTGCAGCCGCAGTCGGAAACCGTGTGGCGCCAGGCCAACCGCTACAAGGTGCCGCGCATTGCGTTCGTCAACAAGATGGACCGCACCGGCGCCAACTTCTACAAGGTCCGTGACCAGCTGAAGGCCAAGCTCGGCGCCGTCGCCGTGCCGATGCAGCTGCCGATCGGTGCTGAAGAAGGCTTCAAGGGCGTTGTCGACCTGCTGAAGATGAAGGCCATCCACTGGGATGAAGCTTCGCAGGGCATGAAGTTCGAGTACGGCGACATCCCGGCCGAGCTGCAGGAAAAGGCTGAAGAAGCCCGTACCTTCATGATCGAGACCGCGGCTGAAGCCAGCGAAGAGCTGATGGAAAAGTACCTGGGCGGCGAAGAGCTGGCCGAGTCGGAAATCATCAACGCGCTGCGTACCCGTACCCTGGCCACCGAAATCGTCCCGATGTACTGCGGTTCGGCGTTCAAGAACAAGGGCGTGCAGGCCATGCTGGACGGCGTGATCCAGCTGCTGCCGTCGCCGGTTGACGTGCCGGACGTGACCGGTACCGACGTGGACGACGAAAACGTCGCCATGACCCGCAAGTCCGACGACAAGGCTCCGTTCTCGTCGCTGGCCTTCAAGATCATCACCGACCCGTTCGTCGGCGCGCTGACCTTCTTCCGTGTCTACTCGGGCACCCTGAATGGCGGCGACACCGTGCTGAACTCGGTGAAGGGCAAGAAGGAGCGCATCGGCCGCATCCTGCAGATGCACTCGAACAACCGCGAAGAAATCAAGGAAGTTCTGGCCGGTGACATCGCCGCTGCCGTGGGCCTGAAGGACACCACCACTGGTGACACCCTGTGCTCGATCGACCAGCCGATCATCCTGGAGCGCATGACGTTCCCGGAGCCGGTGATCTCGATGGCCGTCGAACCGAAGACCAAGTCGGACCAGGAAAAGATGGGTCTGGCCCTGGGCCGTCTGGCGCAGGAAGATCCGTCGTTCCGCGTCAAGACCGACGAAGAATCCGGCCAGACCATCATCTCGGGCATGGGCGAGCTGCACCTGGACATCATCGTCGACCGCCTGAAGCGCGAGTTCAACGTTGAAGCCAACGTCGGCGCGCCGCAGGTGGCCTACCGCGAAACCATCACCCTGGCTGACGTGAAGTCGGACTACAAGCACGCCAAGCAGTCCGGTGGTAAGGGTCAGTACGGTCACGTCGTGATCGAACTGTCGCCGATCACTGCTGAAGACCGTGCCGATGCCAAGATCGCTCCGCTGATCAAGGACGACTTCCTGTTCATCAACGACATCACCGGTGGTGTGATTCCGAAGGAATTCATCCCGTCGATCGAAAAGGGCCTGCGCGAAACCATCACCAGCGGTCCGCTGGCTGGCTTCCCGGTCGTGGACGTCAAGGTGAAGCTGGTGTTCGGCTCGTACCACGACGTCGACTCGTCGGAAATGGCGTTCAAGCTGGCCTCGTCGATGGCCTTCAAGCAGGGCTTCTCCAAGGCCAAGCCGGTCCTGCTGGAGCCGATCATGAAGGTCGAGATCGTGACCCCGGAAGACTACCAGGGTGACGTGATGGGCGACGTCAGCCGTCGTCGCGGCGTGCTGCAGGGTTCGGACACCACCGGTGACGGCTCCGCTTCGATCATCAACGCGATGATCCCGCTGGGTGAAATGTTCGGCTACGCCACTGCGCTGCGTTCGCAGACCCAGGGCCGCGCCACCTTCACCATGGAATTCGACCATTACGAGCCGGCGCCGAACAACATCGCCGAAGCCGTCATGAAGAAGGGCTGA
- the rpsL gene encoding 30S ribosomal protein S12 has protein sequence MATINQLVRKPRQATTYKSASPALDKCPQRRGVCTRVYTTTPKKPNSALRKVAKVRLTNQEEVISYIGGEGHNLQEHSVVLIRGGRVKDLPGVRYHTVRGSLDAAGVAKRRQARSKYGAKRPKA, from the coding sequence ATGGCGACGATCAACCAGCTGGTCCGCAAGCCGCGGCAAGCTACTACGTACAAGAGTGCCTCGCCGGCGCTCGACAAGTGCCCGCAGCGCCGTGGCGTCTGCACGCGCGTCTACACCACCACCCCGAAGAAGCCGAACTCGGCTCTGCGCAAGGTTGCCAAGGTCCGCCTGACCAACCAGGAAGAAGTCATTTCCTACATCGGCGGTGAAGGCCACAACCTGCAGGAGCACTCCGTGGTCCTGATCCGTGGCGGTCGCGTCAAGGATCTGCCGGGTGTGCGTTACCACACCGTTCGTGGCTCGCTCGACGCCGCCGGCGTTGCCAAGCGTCGCCAGGCCCGTTCCAAGTACGGCGCCAAGCGTCCGAAGGCCTAA
- the rplD gene encoding 50S ribosomal protein L4: MELVITGSNNKVSVSDAVFGRDFSEDLVHQVVVAYRNAGRAGTKAQKTRSEVAGTTKKSKKQKGGGARHGALTAPIFVGGGVTFAAKPRSFEQKVNRKQYRAAMCAILSELNRQGRLTIVESFDVEATSTKGLIAKLAGLEVGKRPLIVTEEASEHLYLSARNVPYVEVRDVQGLDPVSLVGADTVVITADAVKKVEEWLA; the protein is encoded by the coding sequence ATGGAACTCGTTATCACGGGTAGCAACAACAAGGTCTCGGTCTCCGACGCCGTGTTCGGTCGCGATTTCAGCGAAGATCTGGTCCACCAGGTCGTCGTTGCTTACCGCAACGCCGGTCGCGCCGGCACCAAGGCACAGAAGACTCGCTCCGAAGTGGCTGGTACCACCAAGAAGTCGAAGAAGCAAAAGGGCGGCGGCGCGCGTCATGGCGCACTGACGGCTCCGATCTTCGTCGGCGGCGGTGTCACCTTCGCGGCCAAGCCGCGCAGCTTCGAGCAGAAGGTCAATCGTAAGCAGTACCGTGCCGCCATGTGCGCGATCCTGTCCGAGCTGAACCGTCAGGGCCGTCTGACCATCGTGGAGTCCTTCGACGTCGAAGCGACCAGCACGAAGGGTCTGATCGCCAAGCTGGCCGGCCTGGAAGTGGGCAAGCGCCCGCTGATCGTCACCGAGGAAGCCTCCGAGCACCTGTACCTGTCGGCCCGCAACGTTCCCTACGTGGAAGTGCGTGACGTGCAGGGTCTGGACCCGGTGTCCCTGGTTGGTGCCGACACGGTCGTCATCACCGCTGACGCGGTCAAGAAGGTCGAGGAGTGGCTGGCATGA
- the rpsG gene encoding 30S ribosomal protein S7, with product MSRKGNTPQRSVLPDPKHGSETIARFINMVMQSGKKSVAEKIVYGAMDVISEKNANSIELVQKALDNVAPAVEVKSRRVGGATYQVPVEVRASRKMALAMRWLIDSARKRGENTMPKKLAAELIDAAENRGGAIKKREETHRMAEANKAFAHYRW from the coding sequence ATGTCGCGTAAGGGTAATACTCCGCAGCGTTCCGTCCTGCCGGATCCGAAGCACGGAAGCGAAACCATCGCCCGTTTCATCAACATGGTCATGCAGAGCGGCAAGAAGTCCGTCGCTGAAAAGATCGTGTACGGTGCCATGGACGTCATCTCCGAGAAGAACGCCAACTCGATCGAGCTGGTGCAGAAGGCTCTGGACAACGTCGCTCCGGCGGTCGAAGTGAAGTCGCGTCGCGTCGGCGGCGCTACCTACCAGGTGCCGGTCGAAGTGCGCGCCTCGCGCAAGATGGCCCTGGCCATGCGTTGGCTGATCGACTCCGCGCGCAAGCGTGGTGAGAACACCATGCCGAAGAAGCTGGCTGCTGAACTGATCGACGCCGCGGAAAACCGTGGTGGCGCCATCAAGAAGCGCGAAGAAACCCACCGCATGGCCGAAGCCAACAAGGCATTCGCCCACTACCGCTGGTGA
- the rpsJ gene encoding 30S ribosomal protein S10 — MADQKIRIRLKAFDHRLIDRSASEIVETAKRTGAQVRGPIPLPTKIERYTVLVSPHVDKDARDQYETRTHKRVLDIVDPNDKTVDALMKLELAAGVDVQIKLT; from the coding sequence ATGGCGGACCAAAAGATCCGGATCCGGCTGAAAGCGTTCGATCATCGTCTGATCGACCGTTCGGCCAGCGAGATCGTTGAAACGGCCAAGCGGACCGGCGCGCAAGTGCGTGGCCCGATCCCGCTGCCGACCAAGATCGAGCGTTACACCGTCCTCGTTTCCCCGCACGTCGACAAGGACGCGCGTGACCAGTACGAGACCCGCACGCACAAGCGCGTGCTCGATATCGTTGACCCGAATGACAAGACCGTGGACGCGCTGATGAAGCTCGAACTGGCTGCCGGCGTCGACGTTCAGATCAAGCTGACCTGA
- the tuf gene encoding elongation factor Tu, producing the protein MAKGKFERTKPHVNVGTIGHVDHGKTTLTAALTKIGAERFGGEFKDYSAIDAAPEEKARGITISTAHVEYESTTRHYAHVDCPGHADYVKNMITGAAQMDGAILVCSAADGPMPQTREHILLSRQVGVPYIVVFLNKADMVDDAELLELVEMEVRELLSKYEFPGDDTPIISGSARLALEGDQSDIGVPAIIKLVDALDTWIPEPERAVDKPFLMPVEDVFSISGRGTVVTGRIERGVIKVGEEIEIVGIRPVQKTTVTGVEMFRKLLDQGQAGDNAGLLLRGTKRDDVERGQVLAKPGTIKPHTTFEGEVYVLSKDEGGRHTPFFNGYRPQFYFRTTDITGKANLPEGVEMVMPGDNVKMVVELINPVAMDEGLRFAIREGGRTVGAGVVSKIIA; encoded by the coding sequence ATGGCAAAGGGTAAGTTCGAGCGCACCAAGCCGCACGTCAACGTCGGCACCATCGGTCACGTCGACCATGGCAAGACCACGCTGACCGCTGCACTGACCAAGATCGGTGCCGAGCGCTTCGGTGGCGAATTCAAGGATTACTCGGCAATCGACGCCGCTCCGGAAGAGAAGGCTCGTGGTATCACGATCTCGACCGCGCACGTCGAATACGAATCCACCACCCGTCACTACGCCCACGTCGATTGCCCGGGCCACGCTGACTACGTCAAGAACATGATCACCGGTGCCGCCCAGATGGACGGCGCGATCCTGGTGTGCTCGGCCGCTGACGGCCCGATGCCGCAGACCCGCGAGCACATCCTGCTGTCGCGTCAGGTCGGCGTGCCGTACATCGTCGTGTTCCTGAACAAGGCCGACATGGTTGACGATGCCGAGCTGCTGGAACTGGTCGAAATGGAAGTCCGCGAACTGCTGAGCAAGTACGAGTTCCCGGGCGACGATACCCCGATCATCTCGGGTTCGGCTCGTCTGGCGCTGGAAGGCGACCAGAGCGACATCGGCGTGCCGGCGATCATCAAGCTGGTCGACGCGCTGGACACCTGGATTCCGGAGCCGGAGCGTGCAGTCGACAAGCCGTTCCTGATGCCGGTGGAAGACGTGTTCTCGATCTCGGGCCGCGGCACCGTGGTGACCGGTCGTATCGAGCGCGGCGTGATCAAGGTCGGCGAAGAAATCGAAATCGTCGGTATCCGTCCGGTTCAGAAGACCACCGTGACCGGCGTCGAAATGTTCCGCAAGCTGCTGGACCAGGGCCAGGCAGGCGACAACGCCGGTCTGCTGCTGCGCGGCACCAAGCGTGACGACGTCGAGCGCGGCCAGGTTCTGGCCAAGCCGGGCACCATCAAGCCGCACACCACCTTCGAAGGCGAAGTGTACGTGCTGTCGAAGGACGAAGGCGGCCGTCACACCCCGTTCTTCAACGGCTACCGCCCGCAGTTCTACTTCCGTACCACCGACATCACCGGTAAGGCCAACCTGCCGGAAGGCGTCGAGATGGTGATGCCGGGCGACAACGTGAAGATGGTTGTCGAGCTGATCAACCCGGTGGCAATGGACGAAGGCCTGCGCTTCGCCATCCGCGAAGGCGGCCGTACCGTCGGCGCCGGCGTGGTCTCGAAGATCATCGCGTAA
- the rpoC gene encoding DNA-directed RNA polymerase subunit beta' produces the protein MKDLLNLFNQQRQTLDFDAIKIALASPDLIRSWSFGEVKKPETINYRTFKPERDGLFCAAIFGPVKDYECLCGKYKRMKHRGVVCEKCGTEVTLAKVRRERMGHIDLASPVAHIWFLKSLPSRIGLMLDMTLRDIERVLYFEAYVVTEPGLTALERRQLLTEEQYLQARQEHGDDFDAAMGAEAVYELLRTIDLQSEMTRLREEIASTGSETKLKRLTKRIKLIEAFLESGNRPEWMVMTVLPVLPPDLRPLVPLDGGRFATSDLNDLYRRVINRNNRLRRLLELSAPDIIVRNEKRMLQESVDALLDNGRRGRAITGTNKRPLKSLADMIKGKQGRFRQNLLGKRVDYSGRSVIVVGPYLRLHQCGLPKKMALELFKPFVFAKLQRRGLATTIKAAKKLVEREEAEVWDILEEVIREHPVMLNRAPTLHRLGIQAFEPVLIEGKAIQLHPLVCTAFNADFDGDQMAVHVPLSLEAQLEARALMMSTNNILSPANGEPIIVPSQDVVLGLYYMTRSLENKKGEGMAFANIAEVKRAYDNRVVELHARVKVRITEVVTDEEGNKQNKTSIVDTTIGRALLAEILPEGLPFALANTELTKKNISRLINSSYRQLGLKDTVVFADKLMYTGFAYATRAGVSIGIDDMLIPDEKKGILTEAEAEVLEIQEQYQSGLVTAGERYNKVVDIWSRTNERIAKAMMDTIGTEKVVNAKGETIDQKSMNSLYIMADSGARGSQAQIRQLAGMRGLMARPDGSIIETPIKANFREGLNVQEYFNSTHGARKGLADTALKTANSGYLTRRLVDVAQDVVITEVDCGTTEGLIMTPIVEGGDVVEPLKDRVLGRVVAEDVFLPGNDEDPIVTRNTLLDEAWVAKLEDAGVQTIKVRSTISCESAFGVCARCYGRDLARGHLVNIGEAVGVIAAQSIGEPGTQLTMRTFHIGGAASRAAAVDNITVKTTGSVKFSNLKSVEHANGSLVAVSRSGEISVLDAHGRERERYKLPYGATITSKDGDAIKAGQTVANWDPHNHPIVSEVAGFIRFIDFVDGITVIEKTDELTGLASREITDPKRRGAQAKDLRPIVRIVDAKGNDLSIPGTDLPAQYLLPPRSIVNLQDGAPVGVGDVVAKIPQEASKTRDITGGLPRVADLFEARKPKDPAVLAERSGIISFGKDTKGKQRLIIKDTDGSEHEELIPKYRQVIVFEGEHVTKGETIVDGEPSPQDILRLLGVEPLAAYLVKEIQDVYRLQGVKINDKHIEVITRQMLRKVEITDQGSSKFLNGEQVERQRVIEENARLATRSELPAHFDPVLLGITKASLATESFISAASFQETTRVLTEAAVRGTKDNLRGLKENVIVGRLIPAGTGLSYHSSRRRGASGLTDSEMQALTGTPAAAEAPAAEVEAEQASED, from the coding sequence ATGAAAGACCTGCTCAACCTCTTCAACCAGCAGCGCCAGACGCTGGACTTCGACGCGATCAAGATCGCGCTGGCCTCGCCGGACCTGATCCGTTCGTGGTCCTTCGGCGAAGTGAAGAAGCCGGAAACCATCAACTACCGTACCTTCAAGCCGGAACGTGACGGCCTGTTCTGCGCCGCCATCTTCGGCCCGGTGAAGGACTACGAGTGCCTGTGCGGCAAGTACAAGCGCATGAAGCACCGCGGCGTGGTCTGCGAAAAGTGCGGCACCGAAGTGACCCTGGCCAAGGTGCGCCGCGAGCGCATGGGCCACATCGACCTGGCCTCGCCGGTCGCGCACATCTGGTTCCTGAAGTCGCTGCCGTCGCGCATCGGCCTGATGCTGGACATGACCCTGCGCGACATCGAGCGCGTGCTGTACTTCGAAGCCTACGTGGTGACCGAGCCGGGCCTGACCGCCCTGGAGCGCCGCCAGCTGCTGACCGAAGAACAGTACCTGCAGGCCCGCCAGGAGCACGGTGACGACTTCGACGCCGCCATGGGCGCCGAGGCCGTGTACGAACTGCTGCGCACCATCGACCTGCAGTCGGAAATGACCCGCCTGCGCGAAGAAATCGCCAGCACCGGTTCGGAAACCAAGCTGAAGCGACTGACCAAGCGCATCAAGCTGATCGAAGCCTTCCTGGAATCGGGCAACCGTCCGGAATGGATGGTCATGACCGTGCTGCCGGTGCTGCCGCCGGACCTGCGTCCGCTGGTCCCGCTGGACGGCGGCCGCTTCGCGACCTCCGACCTGAACGACCTGTACCGCCGCGTCATCAACCGTAACAACCGCCTGCGCCGCCTGCTCGAACTGAGCGCGCCGGACATCATCGTGCGCAATGAAAAGCGCATGCTGCAGGAATCGGTCGATGCGCTGCTGGACAACGGCCGTCGCGGCCGTGCCATCACCGGCACCAACAAGCGCCCGCTGAAGTCGCTGGCCGACATGATCAAGGGCAAGCAGGGTCGCTTCCGCCAGAACCTGCTGGGCAAGCGCGTGGACTACTCGGGCCGTTCGGTCATCGTGGTCGGTCCGTACCTGCGCCTGCACCAGTGCGGCCTGCCGAAGAAGATGGCGCTGGAACTGTTCAAGCCGTTCGTCTTCGCCAAGCTGCAGCGTCGTGGCCTGGCCACCACCATCAAGGCCGCCAAGAAGCTGGTCGAGCGCGAAGAAGCCGAAGTCTGGGACATCCTGGAAGAGGTCATCCGCGAACATCCGGTGATGCTGAACCGTGCGCCGACCCTGCACCGTCTGGGCATCCAGGCGTTCGAGCCGGTGCTGATCGAAGGCAAGGCCATCCAGCTGCACCCGCTGGTCTGCACCGCGTTCAACGCCGACTTCGACGGTGACCAGATGGCCGTCCACGTGCCGCTCTCGCTGGAAGCCCAGCTGGAAGCGCGTGCGCTGATGATGTCCACCAACAACATCCTGTCGCCGGCCAACGGCGAGCCGATCATCGTGCCGTCGCAGGACGTCGTGCTGGGTCTGTACTACATGACCCGCTCGCTGGAAAACAAGAAGGGCGAGGGCATGGCCTTCGCCAACATCGCCGAAGTCAAGCGCGCCTACGACAACCGCGTGGTGGAACTGCACGCGCGCGTCAAGGTCCGCATCACCGAAGTGGTGACCGACGAGGAAGGCAACAAGCAGAACAAGACCTCGATCGTGGACACCACGATCGGTCGCGCCCTGCTGGCTGAAATCCTGCCGGAAGGCCTGCCGTTCGCGCTGGCCAACACCGAGCTGACCAAGAAGAACATCAGCCGCCTGATCAACTCCAGCTACCGCCAGCTGGGTCTGAAGGACACGGTCGTGTTCGCCGACAAGCTGATGTACACCGGCTTCGCCTACGCGACCCGCGCCGGCGTCTCCATCGGCATCGACGACATGCTGATCCCCGACGAGAAGAAGGGCATCCTCACCGAGGCCGAAGCCGAAGTGCTGGAAATCCAGGAGCAGTACCAGTCGGGCCTGGTCACCGCCGGCGAGCGCTACAACAAGGTGGTCGACATCTGGTCGCGTACCAATGAACGCATCGCCAAGGCGATGATGGACACCATTGGTACCGAGAAGGTGGTCAATGCCAAGGGCGAAACCATCGACCAGAAGTCGATGAATTCGCTGTACATCATGGCCGACTCCGGTGCGCGAGGCAGCCAGGCGCAGATCCGTCAGCTGGCCGGCATGCGCGGCCTGATGGCCCGTCCCGATGGCTCGATCATCGAGACGCCCATCAAGGCGAACTTCCGCGAAGGCCTGAACGTGCAGGAGTACTTCAACTCCACCCACGGCGCCCGTAAGGGTCTGGCCGATACCGCGCTGAAGACCGCGAACTCGGGTTACCTGACCCGTCGTCTGGTCGACGTGGCGCAGGACGTGGTGATCACCGAGGTGGATTGCGGTACCACCGAAGGCCTGATCATGACCCCGATCGTGGAAGGCGGCGACGTGGTCGAGCCGTTGAAGGACCGCGTGCTGGGTCGCGTGGTTGCCGAGGACGTGTTCCTGCCGGGCAATGACGAAGATCCGATCGTGACCCGCAACACCCTGCTCGACGAAGCCTGGGTGGCCAAGCTGGAAGATGCCGGCGTGCAGACCATCAAGGTCCGCTCGACCATCTCCTGCGAATCGGCCTTCGGCGTCTGCGCCCGTTGCTACGGCCGCGATCTGGCCCGTGGCCACCTGGTCAACATCGGTGAAGCGGTCGGCGTCATCGCCGCCCAGTCCATCGGTGAGCCGGGTACCCAGCTGACCATGCGTACGTTCCACATCGGTGGTGCGGCGTCGCGAGCTGCTGCGGTCGACAACATCACCGTCAAGACCACCGGTTCGGTCAAGTTCAGCAACCTCAAGTCGGTCGAGCACGCCAACGGCTCGCTGGTGGCAGTGTCGCGCTCGGGCGAAATCTCGGTGCTCGATGCCCACGGCCGTGAGCGTGAGCGTTACAAGCTGCCGTACGGTGCCACCATCACGTCCAAGGACGGTGATGCGATCAAGGCTGGCCAGACCGTGGCCAACTGGGATCCGCATAACCACCCGATCGTGTCGGAAGTGGCCGGTTTCATCCGCTTCATCGACTTCGTCGACGGCATCACCGTCATCGAAAAGACCGATGAACTGACCGGTCTGGCTTCGCGCGAAATCACCGATCCGAAGCGTCGTGGTGCACAGGCCAAGGACCTGCGCCCGATCGTGCGCATCGTCGACGCCAAGGGCAACGACCTGTCCATCCCGGGCACCGATCTGCCGGCGCAGTACCTGCTGCCGCCGCGCTCGATCGTCAACCTGCAGGACGGCGCCCCGGTGGGCGTGGGCGACGTGGTCGCCAAGATCCCGCAGGAAGCCTCCAAGACCCGCGACATCACCGGTGGTCTGCCGCGCGTGGCCGATCTGTTCGAAGCGCGCAAGCCGAAGGATCCGGCGGTGCTGGCCGAGCGTTCGGGCATCATCAGCTTCGGCAAGGACACCAAGGGCAAGCAGCGCCTGATCATCAAGGACACCGATGGTTCGGAACACGAAGAGCTGATTCCGAAGTACCGCCAGGTGATCGTGTTCGAAGGTGAGCACGTGACCAAGGGCGAAACCATCGTGGACGGCGAACCGAGCCCGCAGGACATCCTGCGTCTGCTGGGCGTCGAACCGCTGGCCGCCTACCTGGTGAAGGAAATCCAGGACGTGTACCGCCTGCAGGGCGTGAAGATCAACGACAAGCACATCGAAGTCATCACCCGCCAGATGCTGCGCAAGGTCGAGATCACCGACCAGGGCAGCAGCAAGTTCCTGAACGGTGAACAGGTGGAGCGTCAGCGCGTGATCGAGGAGAATGCGCGCCTGGCCACCCGCAGCGAACTGCCGGCTCACTTCGATCCGGTGCTGCTGGGTATCACCAAGGCATCGCTGGCCACCGAATCGTTCATCTCGGCGGCGTCGTTCCAGGAAACCACCCGCGTGCTGACCGAAGCTGCCGTCCGCGGCACCAAGGACAACCTGCGCGGCCTGAAGGAAAACGTCATCGTCGGCCGTCTGATTCCGGCCGGTACCGGCCTGTCCTACCACAGCAGCCGCCGTCGTGGCGCTTCGGGTCTCACCGACTCGGAGATGCAGGCCCTGACCGGTACCCCGGCCGCGGCTGAAGCACCGGCCGCCGAAGTGGAAGCTGAACAGGCTTCGGAAGACTGA
- the rplC gene encoding 50S ribosomal protein L3: MTKKYSLGFVGRKAGMSRVFTEDGRSIPVTLIEATPNRIAQIKTVETDGYSAVQVTVGARRAALVNKPEAGHFAKAKVEAGRGLWEFRVEDAQLGDFAVGGEVKADIFEVGQIVDVQGVTKGKGFQGTIKRHNFRMGDATHGNSLSHRAPGSLGQRQTPGRVFPGKKMSGHMGAVQQSTQNLEVVKVDVERGLIAVRGAVPGAAGGDVIVRPASKA; encoded by the coding sequence ATGACGAAGAAGTATTCGTTGGGCTTCGTGGGCCGCAAGGCTGGCATGAGCCGCGTGTTCACTGAAGATGGCCGCTCCATCCCGGTGACCCTGATCGAAGCAACCCCCAACCGCATCGCGCAGATCAAGACCGTCGAAACCGACGGCTACAGCGCCGTGCAGGTGACCGTCGGCGCGCGTCGCGCTGCCCTGGTCAACAAGCCGGAAGCCGGCCACTTCGCCAAGGCGAAGGTGGAAGCGGGTCGTGGCCTGTGGGAATTCCGCGTTGAAGACGCGCAGCTCGGCGATTTCGCCGTTGGCGGCGAAGTCAAGGCGGACATCTTCGAAGTCGGCCAGATCGTCGACGTCCAGGGTGTCACCAAGGGTAAGGGTTTCCAGGGCACCATCAAGCGCCACAACTTCCGTATGGGCGATGCAACCCACGGTAACTCGCTGTCGCATCGCGCGCCGGGTTCGCTGGGTCAGCGCCAGACCCCGGGTCGCGTTTTCCCGGGCAAGAAGATGTCGGGCCACATGGGCGCGGTGCAGCAGAGCACCCAGAACCTGGAAGTGGTCAAGGTCGACGTCGAGCGCGGTCTGATCGCAGTTCGCGGCGCCGTTCCGGGCGCGGCGGGTGGCGACGTGATCGTCCGTCCGGCGAGCAAGGCATAA